A segment of the Trifolium pratense cultivar HEN17-A07 linkage group LG7, ARS_RC_1.1, whole genome shotgun sequence genome:
atcaaatggtttcaACCCTTCTTTCGAATGTAGTTGCAGAGAtaaaatttagttaatttattttaataatcaatttacacaatttattttctgttagtcaatttttttgattaaattaataacaaaaGAGTATTAAAGATGTATTTACAATtttgtccccgtgagcttagctcagttggtagggacatcgttTTATAAACGTAGGAgccggggttcgaatcccggacactccacttatccacctttaaggtggaatttctagctattaggctacttgacccaaaaaaaatgtatttacaatttttcatatatttaagcatcaaaataattatttattgtatatttttcatAAGTAGGGATCAAATTGACCggtttttaaattaaatgacCATACTGacctttaaaaataaattaagggaCTAAACAGatcttttataatttagaatatttgatttattaatttatgatcTTTTATTATGACttaattgatttctttttaattactactatatttatatacaaaaatCATAGGTGTTGACAGGGGTGGATAATATCTCTCTAgctctatatttatttatttatagttatGTACTATGTAGGATCACATTACAAATATATACAGAATAACATGTACACATTGAAttccaccaaaaaaaaaaaaagtgtacacATTGAAGCCTTAAATTGTGGTTATCTTTTTAATTTCTTGCAGAAGTTTGATTGAAAAGAATAATCCACGGCAGAGCCATGGTCAACCTTGAACCTCCAACGCGTTTAGAGGTTTTATGCTTAATTGAATCTATCATTACTTTAGCTTAAGAGTGCAAATtgcaaaatgttttttttttccttaatttttttataattttcttttggtatTTATAGGGAAAATATGCTGCAATAGTGGTTTGCTTTCTTCTTGGCAATGGATGTCTTTTCTCCTGGAACAGTATGCTCACAATAGAAGATTACTACATGTACTTATTTCCAGTAAGTAATTAGTGTATTTTTAATGTTTAGGAAGGACTGCGGTTCGATtcctcgcaactgcgatcgggagggggctggaaccacttgaggccagaactgactcccgaaccagattcaactggtggtgaaaaaaagaaaaaaaacatttttattagaTCAAAAAGATTAATTGCataaatagattaattttttttttttgtgcttttGCAGAAATATCACCCCTCAAGGGTGCTTACACTTGTATATCAGCCATTTGCAGTTGGGACACTTGCTATTTTGTCTTATAATGAGGCAAAAGTCAATACTAGATTAAGGAATTTGTTTGGATATACTCTATTTTTCATAACCACTTTGTTGGTGTTAGTAGTaagttttatatattcaattgttTGTGAACTTTGATTCAATTCCTTTAggatgattttgattttgatgttgttttttcaattaatttgttGTAGATTAATTTAGCAACATCAGGTAAAGGAGGAATTGGAACTTTTATTGGTATATGTGCAATTAGTGGTGGTTTTGGAGTTGCAGATGCACATGTTCAAGGTGGAATGGTGGGAGATTTGTCCTACATGCAGCCAGAATTTGTTCAGGTCAGTTATAGTTGTCATATTTCTAAATTGCGGTCTAACACACACTGTTTGACAACAAAATTTGGTCAATTGTGTTTACGTCTCTGACCGAGTTTACGTCTCTGACCGCAGATGGACTCTAATTGATATATAATACGAATAAAAGATTATGATTTAATTACAATGTACAACTTGTACTTATACTTAAAACTCGTTCGACCGACCTATCCACTTATCAGTAACAATGAACCATAATCAACTTCTATTATTGAAAATGCCTTTAGCAAATAAATTTAGTTAATGTGGTTTTTATTGTTACAGTCCTTCCTTGGTGGTTTGGCAGCATCTGGTGCATTAACATCTGGTTTAAGGTTAATTACAAAAGCAGCATTTGATAATTCTAAGGATGGTCTTAGAAAAGGAGCTAGTAAGTTCAGATTTTATGTGATGATGTTGTAATTCTTGTTTGTTGCTATTGAAATAGACATAATTATGACCATTTTCTTCACTCTCAATACTATTTAGTTGCTGATAATAACTATATACTTTCATTGCAGTTCTATTCTTTGCCATATCAACATTCTTTGAGTTTCTATGTGTTCTTCTCTATGCATTTGTTtttcctaaaataccaattgtGAAGTACTACCGTTCAATAGCAGCATCAGAAGGATGCAAAACTGTTTCAGCTGATCTTGCAGCTGGTGGAATCCAAACTATACCTCAAGGAGTACTATTTCTTTCTTCTGCTTTAGTTTCCAACAATGAAGCCCGGACGGCGACGCCCCTCAAATTAGGCATATTCTGGTGTCGGGCATGCACACCGACAcaagattacattgaattatgtcatttttcaaattattatcgataTTGACATATCAGTGTTGTGTCCGGTGTCCGTATTTGTGTCTGTACTTCATAGATTTCCAATATGTCTCAAATTTTCTTATTGTTTATGATTCACATTATTTGATAAGAATTTTCCTGTTTTTAGGAAGAGGACTTGGCACAAAAACAAGAGAGGAAGGGAAACAAGCAATTGTTTCTTGAAAACATTGATTATTTACTTGATATGTTCCTAATATATGCATTGACACTTTCTATTTTCCCTGGATTCCTTTCTGAAGATACTGGAGCACATAGTTTAGGAACCTGGTATGTTCATTGTTCCCTGCATTATAAATCTttggtaattttgtcattttatttttctttcaaaacttTTTCTTCTACCGAAGCGACAAAAATTGAAGCaaatataatttcatttttgtagGTATGCACTTGTGTTAATTGCAATGTATAATGTGTGGGATCTAATAGGAAGATACATCCCACTCTTGGGGTTCTTGAAATTGGAGTCAAGAAAATTGATCACTGTCGTAATTCTATGTCGTTTCTTACTTGTTCCGGCTTTTTATTTCACTGCAAAGTATGGTGATCAAGGTTGGATGATAATGTTGACATCATTCTTAGGGCTATCGAATGGTTATCTCACTGTCTGCGTTATGACATCTGCACCCAAAGGATATAAGGTAAGATTATAttattgtgtttaatttggACTCGTCAACTTTGCAGTTGAGAATTCTCTGCATTCACACAATCAGCACATCTAAACTGTTTGATCCAGATTGTACGGCCACCAATATTCTGAATATGTGAATGCGGGATTCCCTTAATAAAGTGGATCTGAATTCATTTAACATAAGAAGGGTTCAGTGTTCTAGAACCTATTTAAGTTGAGATGCATTAATATTACATGTTTTGATTTATTGTAGGGGCCAGAACAAAATGCATTGGGAAACCTTTTGGTGTTGTTTCTACTTGGAGGTATTTTTGCAGGGGTGACATTAGACTGGTTGTGGTTGATAGGTAAAGGTTGGTGAGATCTCAATTAGGACTAATTAAAGAAATGGTTgttaaaaaggaaaatatattGGTGTTATCTTTTTAGAGAGATTGTTTAATGGCACACAACAAAAGGGTGTAGGTGTCATTTACACAAAATACATTGAATTGTGTTGAGGAGATTTCAAgattatttgtaattttattatgGTTTTACTTGTAGTATTGGTGTTTTTGGCAATTTGAGGAATAGATTACTCTTCACTtagttaaattgttttcattaGAGCAATATAGTCTTTACAAGCTATAATGTTGAGCTGGTCTACGTCAAACAGTTTTCATCAAATCTGATTTTAGATTCGGTTGAATCTCCATTCCCTAATTTCTTTACATAGATGAGATCAGAGTTGATGAAAACAGTTGTGCCTATGCGAGCTCAACATCTTAATTGACAAGAAACTCATTAAGGCATGTGAGCTCTATATATTAGAGTAGTATGTTGTATCTAAGTTAAATAATAAAATCTTGCTTTAGACTAGAGATTTTCTTTTCGCGCTCTCCGTTACACACGCGCCCCCATGACATTCCCAATTTACTCCCTCGCTACTTAGCATGCACGTGTGTAAAAATGCAAAAACTAACAAAACATCGTTGGCATGCTACACAGCAAGTAGTGTTTGCATTCcacataataataatttctccATTTTTTGCATTATCCTTTAAGGAGAAAATTTCTGATTAACACCATAATGGCATAATTGGGCCTTTAATTAGATCCATATCATATTGAGGAGTTATAGGActaaaagaattattttttccaCCCTACTGATTCTGGGGACGCCCTACAAAATTACCAGAGTACACCTGCCTGCGACTTAAGTCTCGGAATATTGTCTGCAACATAACTTATGTTACATAAGTAACGGAGGTATATTTTCTTCACAGGCTGAGGGCGCACACCCTACCATGGCAGGTGTACACCTAAGGGATTTGACCGCATATAATTTTCACAGCTTCTTCTAACTAGAGTTTTTTCactaaaatttgaaattgtgTTATATATTTTTGGAGGACTGTGTTTAACACCATGCACAAATCTATTTTCATCATTGAATCAACAAATCACACCtttaaataatactataataaggtttgtaaaaaaaataaaaaatatatgataagaTGTCCTCGTAACTCAATTGGGAGCGACATTGTACTATATATACACGGTCAGGGACAGAGCCACTTCAGGGCTGGGCAGGTCATGGTCCACCCATTTTATAGGTATATAGACATATTTTTAGTTTGTGCTTATATTATAGATGCTAATAGTTGCATGTAGTTACCAATAATATGATCTTTGTATTGTTTAAGAAGCTCTCTCAGTCAATCAGGAGGCGCTATTCGATTCCTGCGCCtaaaaaattttcatttgaactCTTTTTTTAACAGAAAAAGTCATGTTTTATTGTTATCAACCCtgtttttaaacttttttcttaaaaaaaaaaaaaaagaaaaactctaTTTTTAACAAACACAAATCACATGTGGTTTTAACAAAAgtttatagaatttaatttatagaatTGAAAAAGGAGGTACGGTTTGAATTACGGATAGAAGGAATTTTTGTTTGTGAAGTTTATTTGAGAAT
Coding sequences within it:
- the LOC123894637 gene encoding equilibrative nucleotide transporter 3-like; this encodes MVNLEPPTRLEGKYAAIVVCFLLGNGCLFSWNSMLTIEDYYMYLFPKYHPSRVLTLVYQPFAVGTLAILSYNEAKVNTRLRNLFGYTLFFITTLLVLVINLATSGKGGIGTFIGICAISGGFGVADAHVQGGMVGDLSYMQPEFVQSFLGGLAASGALTSGLRLITKAAFDNSKDGLRKGAILFFAISTFFEFLCVLLYAFVFPKIPIVKYYRSIAASEGCKTVSADLAAGGIQTIPQGEEDLAQKQERKGNKQLFLENIDYLLDMFLIYALTLSIFPGFLSEDTGAHSLGTWYALVLIAMYNVWDLIGRYIPLLGFLKLESRKLITVVILCRFLLVPAFYFTAKYGDQGWMIMLTSFLGLSNGYLTVCVMTSAPKGYKGPEQNALGNLLVLFLLGGIFAGVTLDWLWLIGKGW